A genome region from Candidatus Saganbacteria bacterium includes the following:
- the pseI gene encoding pseudaminic acid synthase, translated as MKIKIGKRSVGEGCEPLIVAEMSGNHNRSLKRALAIVDAAAKAGVHALKIQTYTADTMTLDLNCGEFFIKDKKSLWKGKSLYELYKRAATPWEWHKVIFDRCREHGIIGFSTPFDATAVDFLEKLNVPCYKIASCELVDIPLIKKAASTGKPLLMSTGMATRREIAEAIGAARKAGCRKLVLLKCTSSYPADPKDSNLETIYDMKKRFGCEVGLSDHTLGIGVSLASIALGAAVIEKHFTLSRKDGGVDSVFSMEPDEMRMLVEEASIAWRSLGKISYELSSKEKKSLVFRRSLYAIKDIKKGETITKDNVRSIRPGLGLPPKYIDDIIGRKINRNITKGTPMRWDIMK; from the coding sequence ATGAAAATTAAGATAGGGAAGAGATCGGTCGGGGAAGGCTGCGAGCCGCTCATTGTTGCTGAGATGTCTGGTAATCATAACCGCTCACTCAAGCGGGCGCTGGCGATAGTTGACGCGGCTGCTAAGGCCGGAGTTCATGCTTTAAAAATCCAAACATATACTGCCGATACGATGACGCTCGATCTGAATTGCGGAGAATTTTTCATCAAGGACAAAAAAAGCCTCTGGAAAGGAAAATCTCTTTATGAACTTTATAAGCGGGCCGCAACCCCCTGGGAGTGGCATAAGGTGATCTTTGACCGATGCAGGGAACATGGGATCATCGGTTTTAGCACGCCATTCGACGCGACCGCTGTCGATTTTTTGGAAAAATTGAATGTTCCCTGCTATAAGATCGCTTCCTGTGAACTGGTGGATATTCCGCTGATCAAGAAGGCGGCATCGACCGGTAAACCGCTGTTAATGTCGACCGGCATGGCGACACGTCGGGAGATAGCCGAAGCGATCGGCGCGGCCAGAAAGGCAGGCTGCCGTAAATTGGTCCTGCTTAAATGTACCAGTTCTTATCCGGCTGATCCAAAGGATTCAAATCTAGAGACCATTTATGATATGAAAAAAAGATTTGGATGTGAGGTCGGTTTATCAGATCATACATTAGGGATCGGGGTATCTTTAGCAAGTATTGCATTGGGAGCGGCAGTTATAGAAAAACATTTTACATTATCAAGAAAAGATGGCGGGGTTGATTCGGTTTTTTCTATGGAGCCCGATGAGATGCGGATGTTAGTTGAGGAAGCAAGTATAGCGTGGCGATCCTTGGGGAAGATATCTTACGAGCTATCCAGTAAGGAAAAAAAATCGCTTGTATTTAGGCGATCATTATATGCCATAAAAGATATTAAAAAGGGAGAAACTATTACAAAAGATAATGTCAGGTCTATAAGACCCGGGTTAGGGCTTCCGCCGAAATACATTGATGACATTATTGGCAGGAAAATTAACAGAAACATCACTAAGGGGACGCCGATGAGATGGGACATTATGAAATAG
- a CDS encoding GNAT family N-acetyltransferase: MLHEIIQLTEDNHPLWGELCQKSNDAWFWHTTEWMNYCISYGFEKHRSKNLSFIMIDDSGPIAICPLVLESHAGPDGKERQEFSISGSGGYLEMPAVRSNLTKGHTDKIMDEILETIDQMAVRHQVSRVSFRSAPLAQQRYNINSFEKFGYLDCSLSTHVIDLKLSLAEIWSDVRKGHKYDIHRGEKNFIIHIYDKDNADKSIFDQYRLLHHKASGRVTRPIETFEMMYDWIVRGLGMLCGVCRNGQYAGFSYISLYKDSAYYTSASDDPDFQTDVPISHVIQWSVIKWLKEKGFQTYEIGGQHYGPHIYDLPSAKDGSIAFFKRGFGGKQLPLYRVEKYFDRDYMRLSYELKIKALQEKASKEMIKEGATPG, translated from the coding sequence ATGTTGCATGAAATAATTCAATTAACGGAAGACAATCATCCTCTTTGGGGTGAACTGTGCCAAAAATCAAATGATGCCTGGTTCTGGCATACGACAGAGTGGATGAATTATTGTATTTCTTATGGTTTTGAGAAGCACAGGTCTAAAAACCTCAGTTTTATAATGATCGATGATTCTGGTCCCATAGCCATTTGCCCATTAGTATTGGAAAGTCACGCAGGGCCTGACGGCAAGGAAAGACAAGAGTTCTCTATTTCCGGAAGCGGAGGATATTTAGAAATGCCGGCAGTCAGGAGCAACTTAACCAAAGGGCATACGGACAAAATTATGGATGAAATACTTGAAACGATCGATCAGATGGCTGTTCGTCATCAAGTGTCCAGGGTGTCATTCAGATCTGCTCCATTGGCTCAACAAAGATATAATATCAATTCATTTGAAAAATTCGGATATCTTGACTGTTCACTAAGCACACATGTGATCGACCTTAAACTTTCGTTAGCCGAGATCTGGAGCGACGTCAGGAAAGGGCATAAGTATGATATACATCGCGGAGAAAAAAATTTCATTATCCATATTTATGACAAGGATAATGCGGATAAATCGATTTTTGATCAATACAGGCTTCTTCACCACAAAGCTTCAGGCCGGGTGACCCGCCCAATAGAAACTTTTGAAATGATGTATGACTGGATCGTGCGTGGGCTGGGCATGTTGTGTGGTGTATGTCGGAACGGACAATACGCAGGTTTTTCATATATAAGCCTGTATAAAGATTCTGCTTATTATACCTCAGCAAGTGATGACCCTGATTTTCAGACAGATGTGCCCATCTCCCATGTCATACAATGGTCGGTTATCAAATGGTTGAAAGAAAAGGGATTTCAAACCTACGAGATAGGCGGGCAGCATTACGGGCCACATATTTATGATCTGCCTTCAGCAAAGGATGGCAGCATTGCTTTTTTCAAACGCGGATTTGGCGGAAAACAGCTTCCGTTGTACCGCGTAGAAAAATATTTTGATCGTGATTATATGAGGTTATCATATGAACTCAAGATAAAAGCTTTGCAGGAAAAAGCCTCAAAAGAAATGATCAAAGAAGGAGCCACCCCCGGATGA
- a CDS encoding class I SAM-dependent methyltransferase, translating to MGKEKYKIIKDPKHDYLRIDPIPTQQEVERYYKEEFYSSAYKQFNDSSLKVQKEEQEFFKSRWESICNICMNIYGGLEGLSLFDIGFGYAQALLYFREKGMKVSGLEPSPEGVEYAKSQGLDVFQSGIEDFSCVGSRRYDIVTLINVLEHLRDPADVLMNIKKQLLKPNGLLVLDVPNEFNDFQTAANEEYSLDEWWVCPPNHINYFSGNSLSKLLNDCGYEIKSKEASFPLEIFLLMGDIYVGNNELGGICHNKRVKFEYLMKKHGKGQKLTKFYQALADLDLGRQTVVYATPK from the coding sequence ATGGGAAAAGAAAAATATAAGATAATAAAAGATCCAAAACATGATTATTTGCGAATAGATCCAATCCCCACCCAGCAAGAAGTTGAGCGGTATTATAAGGAAGAATTCTACTCGTCAGCATACAAACAATTTAACGATTCTTCCCTTAAGGTGCAAAAAGAGGAACAAGAGTTCTTTAAAAGTCGATGGGAAAGCATTTGCAATATATGTATGAATATCTACGGCGGGCTGGAAGGGTTGTCTTTATTTGACATCGGTTTCGGATATGCCCAGGCGCTTTTATATTTCAGGGAAAAAGGCATGAAAGTCAGTGGTTTAGAGCCTTCACCTGAAGGTGTAGAATATGCAAAATCTCAGGGGTTGGATGTGTTTCAGTCTGGAATTGAGGATTTTTCCTGTGTAGGATCGAGACGCTATGACATTGTTACGCTAATCAATGTCCTGGAACATCTTCGCGATCCGGCAGATGTTTTAATGAACATAAAAAAACAACTATTAAAACCCAACGGATTATTGGTCTTAGATGTGCCCAATGAGTTTAATGACTTTCAGACAGCAGCCAATGAGGAATATTCGCTCGATGAATGGTGGGTCTGTCCGCCAAACCATATTAATTATTTTTCCGGAAATTCATTGAGTAAACTGTTGAATGATTGTGGATATGAAATAAAAAGCAAGGAGGCATCTTTTCCTTTAGAGATATTTCTGCTAATGGGAGATATTTATGTCGGGAATAATGAACTTGGCGGAATATGTCACAATAAGCGTGTTAAGTTCGAATATCTTATGAAAAAGCACGGTAAAGGCCAAAAATTAACCAAATTTTATCAGGCTTTGGCTGACCTTGATCTCGGAAGACAAACAGTGGTTTATGCGACCCCGAAATAG
- a CDS encoding SPASM domain-containing protein — MEFVDLSRYLPVKGEEILPFSELRKMKPVWLTSDLQIVDEPENMTYAKYLAEKGIAVTAIRKRPPFSKYIDRTSFPRRILFEMTSRCNFECRMCPQQNLKRPRMDMPGELYRKVVDEIDKYGVEGLWLYHLGESLLHPEFRDNLKHISTKKNLGVIWMSTNGQYFNEDNIRCVLASNIDYINFSAHAVTKETYKTVASQGDFDVVQGNLENFYSIKGTDNLPRKPYLHCQMIEQETTKHEIDAFIAKHYKRAEVVSINMLEYVNLPNNAYGLKQRERKPLTSCMRISRNDCFICSNGHVTLCDAAYNGEIFLGDVNKQALYDIWNGQERKKILELNKQGRMREIEICSKCTDYDI; from the coding sequence ATGGAGTTTGTTGATCTTAGCCGATATTTGCCAGTTAAGGGAGAGGAAATATTGCCATTCAGTGAGCTGCGCAAAATGAAGCCGGTATGGCTTACGTCAGATCTTCAGATCGTAGATGAGCCTGAAAATATGACTTATGCTAAGTATTTAGCAGAAAAGGGGATCGCGGTTACGGCCATAAGAAAACGACCTCCCTTTTCAAAGTATATAGACAGGACCTCTTTCCCGAGGCGGATACTATTTGAGATGACCAGCAGATGCAATTTTGAATGTCGGATGTGTCCCCAGCAAAACCTAAAGCGGCCTCGTATGGATATGCCGGGTGAGCTTTACAGAAAAGTTGTTGATGAAATAGATAAATATGGTGTCGAAGGTCTCTGGTTGTATCATTTAGGGGAATCTCTTTTGCATCCGGAATTTCGCGATAATCTTAAGCATATCAGCACAAAGAAGAATCTCGGGGTGATCTGGATGAGCACTAATGGACAATATTTTAATGAAGATAATATTCGATGTGTTCTTGCGTCAAATATTGATTATATCAATTTTTCCGCGCACGCTGTAACAAAAGAAACATATAAAACCGTGGCTTCTCAAGGAGATTTTGATGTTGTTCAGGGCAATTTGGAAAATTTTTATTCAATTAAAGGAACGGACAATCTCCCTCGAAAACCATATTTACATTGCCAGATGATAGAACAGGAGACAACTAAACATGAGATCGATGCTTTTATTGCCAAGCATTATAAGCGCGCGGAAGTTGTAAGCATAAACATGCTTGAGTATGTCAATCTCCCGAATAATGCTTATGGTTTAAAGCAAAGAGAGCGCAAACCGTTGACTTCTTGCATGCGCATATCCAGAAATGATTGTTTTATATGTTCAAATGGCCACGTAACGCTTTGTGACGCGGCTTATAATGGCGAAATATTTCTTGGGGACGTTAATAAACAGGCTCTTTATGATATTTGGAATGGCCAGGAACGCAAGAAAATACTGGAGCTTAACAAACAAGGACGAATGAGAGAAATTGAAATATGTTCAAAATGTACGGACTACGATATTTAA
- a CDS encoding glycosyltransferase family protein, with the protein MNVVAIIQARTSSTRLPNKVLLDLEGKTVLERVIERVSAAKTVDRVVVATSIDKSDDAIEEICKKAGIDCYRGSLEDVLDRYYQAAKKYGADSIVRITADCPLMDPSIIDSTVSKYISSGADYISNALKETFPDGEDVEIFTFKALERAWNESKKTSEREHVTPYIRNNTNIFKIAGFEADRDLSEKRWTLDNAEDYEFLVKVYSRLYKTNPLFGLEEILELLKNEPDLNKINSHIVRNEGYARSLRDDKSVKEEDL; encoded by the coding sequence ATGAATGTAGTTGCGATAATCCAAGCCAGGACAAGTTCGACAAGATTGCCTAATAAAGTTCTTCTTGATCTTGAAGGCAAGACAGTGCTTGAACGGGTAATTGAAAGGGTATCAGCCGCGAAGACCGTTGACAGAGTGGTCGTGGCGACCAGTATAGATAAAAGCGATGATGCGATAGAAGAGATTTGTAAAAAAGCCGGCATCGATTGTTACAGGGGATCTCTTGAAGATGTTCTTGACAGGTACTATCAGGCGGCAAAAAAGTATGGAGCCGATAGTATTGTCCGAATAACTGCCGATTGCCCTTTGATGGACCCGTCTATTATTGATTCGACCGTAAGTAAATACATTAGCAGTGGAGCAGATTATATTTCCAACGCTTTAAAAGAGACATTCCCTGACGGAGAAGATGTCGAGATATTTACTTTTAAGGCATTAGAGCGAGCGTGGAATGAATCAAAAAAAACTTCGGAACGTGAGCATGTGACACCTTATATCAGGAACAATACAAATATTTTCAAGATAGCGGGATTTGAGGCTGACAGGGATTTGTCGGAAAAAAGATGGACATTGGACAATGCGGAGGATTATGAGTTTTTGGTAAAAGTATATTCCCGCCTTTATAAAACGAATCCGCTCTTTGGATTGGAAGAGATATTAGAGTTATTAAAAAACGAACCCGATCTAAATAAGATAAATAGTCATATTGTCCGCAATGAAGGGTATGCGAGATCATTGCGTGATGATAAATCAGTAAAAGAGGAGGATTTGTAA
- a CDS encoding aminotransferase class III-fold pyridoxal phosphate-dependent enzyme: MGKGQELYKRAKQIIPGGTQLLSKRPEMFLPDLWPAYYDKAKGCEVWDLDGNKYIDMSYMGVGSCILGYADPDVNAAVEKAVKNGSMCTLNAPEEVELADLLLNLHPWAEMVRYARTGGESMSIAVRIARAATKKDMILFSGYHGWHDWYLSSNLADDKSLDGHLLPGLSPNGVPRGLSGTAKPFIYNDTDGFLSLIEKFRGKIAAVVVETIRSDDPKPEFLETIRKVTKENGIVMIVDEVSSGWRLNVGGAHLLFGIAPDIAVFAKGISNGFPMAAIIGIKNIMQTAQDSFISSTYWTDRIGPAAALATIRKMKIHDVPDHLITAGKKVKAGWQALSLKHDLDVKVSGMDPIGHFDFNYKDPLILKTLFTQLMLGKGILATTAFYASYAHKDKHVKYYLNSADEAFGFIKKAILEGNPQKYLKGPICHSGFKRLT, translated from the coding sequence ATGGGAAAAGGACAAGAATTATACAAGAGGGCAAAACAAATAATTCCCGGAGGCACGCAATTGCTTTCTAAAAGGCCGGAAATGTTCTTGCCGGACCTATGGCCGGCTTATTATGATAAAGCAAAGGGCTGCGAGGTTTGGGACCTGGACGGGAATAAATATATTGATATGAGTTACATGGGAGTGGGGTCTTGTATTCTTGGATATGCTGATCCGGATGTTAATGCCGCTGTTGAAAAGGCCGTTAAAAACGGTTCAATGTGTACACTTAACGCGCCGGAAGAGGTGGAATTGGCCGATCTGCTCTTAAACCTTCATCCATGGGCGGAAATGGTGAGATATGCCCGCACAGGCGGAGAATCAATGAGTATTGCAGTCAGGATAGCAAGGGCGGCCACTAAAAAAGATATGATACTTTTTAGCGGATATCATGGTTGGCATGATTGGTATTTATCTTCAAATCTGGCTGATGATAAATCCTTGGACGGCCATCTGTTGCCGGGGCTATCTCCGAATGGTGTTCCAAGAGGATTGTCGGGCACTGCAAAACCTTTTATTTATAATGATACTGACGGATTCCTTTCCTTAATAGAAAAATTCCGAGGGAAAATCGCGGCTGTCGTTGTGGAAACAATAAGAAGCGATGATCCGAAACCGGAATTCCTTGAAACGATCAGAAAAGTAACAAAAGAAAATGGAATTGTGATGATCGTTGATGAGGTGAGTTCCGGATGGAGATTGAATGTGGGAGGCGCGCATCTTCTTTTTGGGATCGCGCCTGATATCGCGGTATTCGCTAAGGGGATCAGCAATGGATTTCCGATGGCTGCAATTATCGGGATTAAAAATATAATGCAAACGGCGCAGGACAGTTTTATAAGCAGTACTTATTGGACAGATAGGATTGGTCCCGCTGCAGCTCTGGCGACGATAAGAAAAATGAAAATACACGATGTGCCAGATCACCTGATAACTGCCGGTAAAAAAGTAAAGGCGGGCTGGCAAGCATTGTCTTTAAAGCACGATTTAGATGTCAAGGTATCGGGAATGGATCCCATCGGGCATTTTGACTTTAATTACAAAGACCCCCTGATTTTAAAAACGCTGTTTACGCAATTAATGCTTGGCAAAGGGATTTTGGCAACAACAGCTTTTTATGCATCTTATGCTCATAAAGATAAGCATGTTAAGTATTATTTAAATTCTGCGGATGAAGCCTTTGGCTTTATTAAAAAGGCCATATTAGAAGGCAATCCTCAAAAGTATTTAAAAGGCCCAATATGTCATTCTGGTTTTAAAAGGTTAACCTAG
- a CDS encoding aldo/keto reductase codes for MSKIALGTAQFGLDYGINNKRGKIPQAEIFEILDLASQNGIDMLDTAPAYGGSQEIIGEYQAAHGSRFNVVSKLSKGSFPDIQKAIDGILTEIRAKTLYGLIYHSIDDFKANEDSWKTLEDNKANGRIKKIGFSLYTPRELEYLFEKSVRFDLVQVPYSIFDQRFKKYFKVLKERNVEVHVRSVFLQGLFFMDANKLDPFFLGIKNELEHLREITDELKISMVDLCLGFALMNNSADMVVAGVDGINNLREIISALTNLDAIKNIYEKLLDLEIDDEKFLLPFNWKLCAKGAI; via the coding sequence ATGAGCAAGATAGCCCTTGGAACAGCGCAATTCGGCCTCGACTACGGGATAAACAACAAAAGAGGGAAGATCCCGCAGGCAGAGATATTTGAAATACTGGACCTCGCATCACAAAACGGGATCGATATGCTGGATACCGCCCCGGCTTACGGCGGCAGCCAGGAAATTATCGGAGAATATCAGGCCGCTCACGGCAGCAGATTCAATGTGGTCTCAAAGCTTTCCAAAGGGTCATTTCCGGATATACAAAAAGCGATCGATGGTATTTTGACGGAAATAAGAGCGAAAACATTGTACGGTTTGATATATCACAGTATTGATGATTTTAAGGCAAATGAGGATAGCTGGAAAACACTCGAAGATAATAAGGCCAATGGCAGGATAAAAAAGATCGGTTTTTCACTTTATACCCCGCGTGAGCTTGAATATCTCTTTGAAAAGTCGGTAAGGTTTGATCTTGTGCAGGTGCCTTACAGCATTTTTGACCAGAGATTTAAAAAGTATTTTAAGGTGCTGAAAGAGAGAAATGTTGAGGTGCATGTAAGGTCCGTTTTCTTGCAGGGTTTGTTCTTTATGGATGCAAATAAGCTCGACCCATTTTTTCTCGGCATTAAAAACGAGCTTGAGCATCTTCGCGAGATAACTGATGAGCTCAAAATATCTATGGTGGATCTTTGCCTCGGATTTGCTTTGATGAACAACAGTGCCGATATGGTGGTCGCGGGAGTAGACGGCATTAACAATTTAAGAGAGATAATATCCGCTTTAACAAACCTAGACGCAATAAAAAACATATACGAGAAACTTCTTGATCTGGAGATTGATGATGAAAAATTTCTGCTTCCGTTCAATTGGAAATTATGCGCTAAAGGGGCTATTTAA
- the pseC gene encoding UDP-4-amino-4,6-dideoxy-N-acetyl-beta-L-altrosamine transaminase, which translates to MKIPYATQWIDDDDIDAVVKALKTSHLTQGPVVNEFEKQVALYCGAKYAVAVNSGTSALHAACFAAGIGKGDEVITSPITFVASANCVLYCGGKPVFADIQEDTVNVDPLSIEKHIGSRTKAIIPVHFAGHPCDMKEIKRIADKSSLMVIEDCCHALGAENEGSKIGSCKHSDMAVLSFHAVKHITTGEGGMVLTNNKDIYEKLLMFRTHGITRQQDKLERPDEGPWYYEMQMLGFNYRITDFQCALGISQLSKLEMFVKRRREIVKKYNGAFSGIDGLVIPVERANVKSAWHLYVLRLKNDRKLIFDRLKKAGIGVNTHYFPVYLQPYYQSIGYLSGLCPKAENYYSQAITLPLFPKMSDEDVETVIKEVKKAVQK; encoded by the coding sequence ATGAAAATACCTTATGCGACGCAATGGATAGATGACGACGACATAGATGCGGTCGTTAAAGCGTTAAAAACATCTCATCTGACCCAGGGGCCGGTCGTAAATGAGTTTGAAAAGCAAGTCGCTCTTTATTGCGGCGCAAAATATGCCGTTGCGGTGAATTCGGGCACCTCTGCGCTTCACGCGGCCTGCTTCGCGGCGGGTATCGGAAAAGGCGATGAAGTAATAACTTCCCCCATAACTTTCGTGGCTTCCGCCAATTGCGTGCTGTATTGCGGCGGAAAACCTGTTTTTGCCGACATCCAGGAAGACACAGTAAATGTCGATCCTCTTTCAATAGAAAAACATATCGGTTCAAGGACAAAAGCGATTATCCCCGTGCATTTTGCGGGCCATCCGTGCGACATGAAAGAGATAAAGCGGATCGCGGATAAGAGCAGTTTGATGGTGATCGAGGATTGCTGCCACGCGCTCGGTGCGGAAAATGAAGGCTCAAAAATAGGTTCTTGCAAGCATAGCGATATGGCGGTGCTGAGTTTTCACGCGGTAAAGCATATAACCACAGGTGAAGGCGGCATGGTGCTGACAAACAATAAAGATATTTACGAAAAGCTTTTAATGTTCCGGACGCATGGGATAACGAGGCAGCAGGACAAACTGGAGCGGCCTGATGAAGGCCCCTGGTATTACGAAATGCAGATGCTCGGATTTAATTACAGGATCACCGATTTTCAATGCGCTCTCGGCATCAGCCAGCTGAGCAAGCTTGAAATGTTCGTCAAGCGCAGAAGAGAGATCGTAAAGAAGTATAACGGCGCGTTTTCCGGGATAGACGGCCTGGTCATCCCTGTTGAGCGCGCCAATGTGAAAAGTGCGTGGCATTTATATGTTTTAAGATTGAAAAATGACAGGAAACTCATTTTTGACAGGTTAAAAAAGGCCGGCATCGGTGTCAACACGCATTATTTTCCTGTCTATCTCCAGCCGTATTATCAAAGCATCGGCTACTTAAGCGGTTTGTGCCCTAAGGCCGAAAACTATTATTCCCAGGCCATAACGCTGCCTCTTTTCCCGAAGATGAGCGATGAAGATGTTGAAACAGTGATAAAGGAAGTAAAAAAGGCAGTACAAAAATGA
- a CDS encoding WbqC family protein: MNVAMMQPTFLPWTGYFELISKAEKFIILDDFQFSVQSYHQRTRLFIDKARIAWYTVPVRKDISFGKPLNVTRINEDLPWRKKMARCIEQNYGKAPYFKELYPQVSEWLLKPADSLSAQNVAFIKLACEILGWQKEIIYSSQYPSTLKRSARVLDLLRRAGAKRYLCARGAFEYMKAEGLFPVNDIEVVFQNHHPQPYPQVGSPAEFVPYLSILDALFNVDPARAAELANTGTTKWLTWQEMAKAAGEQKENLDEN; this comes from the coding sequence ATGAATGTAGCCATGATGCAGCCGACATTTTTACCCTGGACAGGATATTTTGAGCTGATCAGCAAAGCGGAAAAATTCATCATCCTGGACGATTTTCAGTTTTCAGTCCAAAGCTATCATCAGCGCACGCGTCTTTTCATTGACAAGGCAAGGATTGCCTGGTATACAGTCCCGGTCAGGAAGGATATCTCATTTGGGAAGCCGCTCAACGTTACCAGAATAAACGAGGATCTTCCTTGGCGGAAGAAAATGGCGAGGTGCATCGAGCAGAATTACGGCAAGGCCCCTTATTTTAAAGAATTATATCCTCAAGTCAGTGAATGGTTATTAAAACCGGCAGATTCACTTTCTGCGCAGAATGTCGCTTTTATTAAATTGGCTTGTGAAATTCTTGGTTGGCAAAAAGAGATTATCTACAGCTCGCAATATCCTTCGACGTTAAAAAGATCCGCTAGAGTGTTAGATCTGTTGCGCCGGGCCGGGGCTAAACGTTATCTCTGCGCGAGGGGCGCATTTGAATACATGAAAGCCGAAGGGCTCTTTCCTGTCAACGACATTGAGGTTGTTTTTCAAAATCACCATCCCCAGCCATATCCGCAGGTCGGTTCGCCGGCAGAATTCGTTCCTTATTTGTCAATCCTGGACGCTCTTTTTAATGTTGATCCGGCACGTGCGGCCGAACTTGCAAATACAGGAACAACCAAATGGCTGACATGGCAGGAGATGGCCAAGGCGGCCGGTGAACAAAAGGAGAATCTCGATGAAAATTAA
- a CDS encoding GNAT family N-acetyltransferase — MREHANISLNEFTGDHINQAYEWVKNPGFKHLFLLRGEITFEGNQRYFEKVMSDPCQKVYAIYYNGKHIGNCGIKDISLKNKEAEIWIYIGDPSLRGKGVGSQATKKLLIEAAKKFGIEKTYLHVAEYNTAAIKMYKNLGFKEVPLRKMEGEWSGRGCEIIYMELKNIL, encoded by the coding sequence ATGAGAGAACATGCGAACATTTCTTTAAATGAATTTACCGGTGATCACATAAACCAGGCCTATGAATGGGTGAAAAACCCCGGGTTCAAACATTTATTTTTATTGAGGGGAGAGATTACCTTCGAAGGGAACCAGCGTTATTTCGAGAAAGTTATGTCGGATCCTTGTCAAAAAGTATACGCCATTTACTATAACGGGAAACATATCGGTAATTGCGGAATTAAAGATATATCGCTAAAAAACAAGGAAGCAGAGATCTGGATTTATATCGGGGACCCTTCATTGCGGGGGAAAGGCGTCGGATCGCAGGCCACTAAAAAACTGCTAATAGAAGCAGCTAAAAAATTCGGTATAGAAAAGACATATTTGCATGTCGCAGAATATAATACCGCCGCAATTAAAATGTACAAAAATCTTGGATTTAAAGAGGTCCCATTAAGAAAAATGGAAGGTGAATGGTCAGGCCGCGGTTGTGAAATAATATATATGGAGTTAAAAAATATTTTATGA
- the pseG gene encoding UDP-2,4-diacetamido-2,4,6-trideoxy-beta-L-altropyranose hydrolase: protein MENNVIIRVDSSPEIGSGHLMRCLALADKLHEKGMQVSFICRELRGNICQLIDEKKHKLFHLPYYGKGAEGDDKSGYLNWLGVSFQKDADETVKVINNKLGSVELLIADHYALNEEWEKSIRPYVKKIMVIDDLEDRKHDCDILLDCNYNTPDKERYVNLIPKYCKLLLGPKYALLRNEFIEARRQLKERTGRVDRILVYYGGADLTNETKKTINGLIQLNRPEIEINVIIGALNKNKINIEKMCSALPNAKCYSHINNMAQIMMSADLFIGAAGITTWERCCLGLPSIVITVANNQVKIIENMAKDDCLYLLGENYKVNDKDICAAVKYMIDHPEVLKSYSLNSIDLVDGTGAERCADLINSINN from the coding sequence GTGGAAAATAATGTCATTATCAGGGTGGATTCTTCGCCAGAAATAGGAAGCGGCCATTTAATGCGGTGCTTGGCACTGGCGGATAAATTGCATGAGAAAGGTATGCAAGTCTCATTTATATGCCGTGAACTGCGGGGGAATATATGTCAACTGATCGATGAGAAAAAACATAAATTATTTCATTTGCCATATTATGGTAAAGGGGCTGAAGGTGATGATAAGTCCGGATATTTAAATTGGCTGGGTGTGTCTTTTCAAAAAGATGCAGATGAGACAGTCAAAGTCATAAATAACAAATTAGGGAGTGTTGAATTGTTGATCGCCGATCATTATGCTTTAAATGAAGAATGGGAAAAATCAATACGTCCGTATGTTAAAAAAATAATGGTTATCGATGACCTGGAAGACCGTAAACACGATTGTGATATTCTGTTGGATTGCAACTATAATACTCCCGATAAAGAGAGATATGTTAACTTAATACCCAAATATTGCAAGCTGCTTTTAGGCCCTAAATATGCCTTACTCAGGAATGAATTTATAGAAGCAAGAAGACAATTAAAGGAAAGAACCGGAAGAGTAGACCGGATTTTAGTTTATTATGGCGGGGCCGATCTTACCAATGAAACGAAAAAAACAATTAATGGCCTTATACAATTAAATCGTCCGGAAATTGAAATAAATGTGATCATCGGGGCTTTAAATAAGAATAAAATAAATATTGAGAAAATGTGTTCCGCTCTCCCTAATGCGAAATGTTATTCGCATATAAATAATATGGCCCAAATAATGATGTCGGCGGACCTGTTTATCGGTGCGGCAGGGATCACAACCTGGGAAAGGTGTTGTTTGGGCTTACCATCGATCGTGATAACTGTGGCAAATAACCAAGTAAAAATTATCGAAAATATGGCAAAAGATGATTGCCTGTATCTATTGGGAGAAAATTATAAAGTAAATGATAAGGATATTTGTGCGGCAGTTAAATATATGATCGATCATCCGGAGGTGTTGAAGAGTTATTCTTTAAACTCGATTGATCTTGTGGACGGAACGGGGGCCGAGAGGTGCGCTGATTTGATAAACAGCATTAATAATTGA